One Deltaproteobacteria bacterium genomic region harbors:
- a CDS encoding ABC transporter ATP-binding protein — MLDRILGKDIAHYVKAHRALVILSLVLTAISALFVVVPAYLLQPFVDEGMKSGMEPASWKIPWITIHWSPRFTWEVSKYTLVENISPNRLLILLTVVAFLSVLFKSATLYFSQLAAAAFSNRAIRSLRIDLFGKFLSLPLGFYHKRKAGELISRCTADLTVMQERIANILIGLVQHPLTALAFLVYLLIMNYRLTLMILFAVPLIVGLIRLFGRKVRKHSLRVQDDLSRVTTAYQETLLCLKIVQGYCAGPRESREFALLADRLYKQVMKWSRWFLGLGPMMDSTVFLLLPGVLIIGKVYFHHTLGEILSMVYAFSRVYSPVKSLARVNNELRTLQGATERVFGILKTVPAIRDKEGAVSLPRHRESIRFNGVHFSYDESTPVLQDISFTVRAGQMVAFVGSTGAGKSTLLDLVPRFYDVTKGSITIDGIDIRDVTLDSLRSQIGIVSQEVLLFHDTIANNIRYGRPEKGMEEIIAAAKAAYAHDFITAQRKGYESIVGDRGTLLSGGQRQRIAIARAILADPSILILDEAASALDAESERFIQEAIERLRGQRTVLVVAHRLSTVRTADMIYVLEGGRIVEAGSHRELLEKGGRFKKLYDMQFKA, encoded by the coding sequence ATGCTGGATCGAATCCTGGGAAAAGACATCGCCCATTATGTGAAGGCCCACCGAGCCCTGGTGATCCTCTCTCTCGTCCTCACTGCTATATCAGCGCTCTTTGTCGTCGTCCCCGCCTATCTTCTTCAGCCGTTCGTGGATGAAGGTATGAAGTCCGGAATGGAACCAGCGAGCTGGAAGATTCCATGGATCACCATCCATTGGAGTCCCCGATTCACCTGGGAGGTGAGCAAATATACGCTCGTTGAAAATATTTCTCCCAACAGGCTCCTGATCCTGCTGACCGTGGTCGCCTTTTTATCGGTCCTTTTCAAGTCCGCTACCCTCTATTTCAGCCAACTGGCCGCCGCGGCCTTTTCCAATAGGGCGATAAGGTCCTTGAGGATAGACTTGTTCGGAAAATTTCTCTCCCTGCCCCTCGGCTTTTATCACAAACGAAAGGCAGGGGAACTGATTTCCAGATGTACGGCCGATCTGACCGTGATGCAGGAAAGGATCGCCAATATCCTCATCGGACTCGTGCAACATCCTCTCACGGCCCTGGCCTTTCTCGTCTACCTCTTGATCATGAACTATCGCCTCACACTGATGATCCTCTTCGCCGTGCCTCTGATCGTGGGGCTCATCCGGCTCTTTGGACGAAAGGTCAGGAAACATTCCTTGAGGGTCCAGGATGACCTCTCCAGAGTCACAACCGCCTACCAGGAGACACTCCTTTGTCTCAAGATCGTCCAGGGCTATTGCGCCGGGCCCCGTGAATCGAGAGAATTCGCTCTGCTTGCCGACAGGCTCTACAAGCAGGTAATGAAATGGAGCCGTTGGTTCCTGGGGCTTGGTCCTATGATGGATTCCACGGTCTTTCTCCTTCTCCCGGGGGTTTTGATCATAGGCAAGGTCTATTTCCACCATACCCTTGGTGAGATCCTGTCCATGGTCTATGCCTTCTCGCGGGTCTACTCGCCCGTAAAAAGTTTGGCCAGGGTTAATAATGAACTCCGCACTCTGCAAGGGGCCACCGAACGGGTATTCGGAATACTGAAAACCGTCCCCGCCATTCGGGATAAGGAGGGGGCCGTCTCTTTGCCCAGACACCGGGAATCCATCCGGTTCAACGGCGTACATTTCTCCTATGACGAATCGACTCCAGTCCTGCAGGATATTTCTTTTACCGTTCGGGCCGGGCAGATGGTCGCCTTCGTGGGTTCAACAGGTGCAGGGAAAAGTACCCTTCTGGATCTGGTGCCCCGCTTTTACGACGTTACAAAGGGGAGCATTACCATCGACGGAATCGATATTCGAGATGTGACCCTTGATTCCCTGCGCAGTCAGATCGGCATCGTGAGTCAGGAGGTGTTGTTGTTTCATGACACCATCGCCAACAACATCCGGTATGGCCGGCCGGAAAAGGGGATGGAAGAGATCATCGCAGCGGCAAAGGCCGCATACGCCCACGATTTTATCACTGCCCAGAGAAAAGGTTACGAGTCCATTGTAGGAGACCGCGGAACCCTTCTTTCAGGGGGACAGCGGCAGCGGATTGCCATTGCCCGGGCCATCCTGGCCGATCCCTCTATCTTGATCCTGGATGAAGCGGCCTCGGCCCTGGACGCGGAGAGCGAGAGGTTCATTCAAGAAGCCATCGAACGGCTGAGGGGGCAGAGGACAGTCCTCGTGGTGGCCCATCGCCTAAGCACCGTTCGAACGGCTGACATGATTTATGTGCTGGAAGGGGGACGCATCGTAGAGGCGGGCTCCCACAGGGAGTTGCTTGAAAAGGGGGGAAGATTCAAGAAATTATATGACATGCAATTTAAGGCATGA
- a CDS encoding acyl-CoA dehydrogenase family protein has protein sequence MDFTLSMEQEILRNSVRNFAEKEIKPVARELDEKEEFSYETMAKMAELGLFGMFVSEEYGGQAMDYVSYIIATEEIARVDGSHAATVAAGNSLGIGPIYYFGSEEQKRKYLPKLCTGETLWAFGLTEPNAGSDAGNTQTTAVLDGNEWVVNGSKIFITNGATDITAGVTVLCRTGTRKDGRPELSCILIEKGTPGFEAREMHGKLMWRSSNTSELYFEDCRVPEENLLGPRGHGFYQMMQTLDGGRLSIGAMGLGGAQACFEMAMKYSKERIQFGKPISQFQVNAFKLADMALEIECARLLLYKACWLRDNEKPFTKEAAMAKLYCSEVMYRCANHAVQLHGGYGLMKEYDVERFYRDQKLLEIGEGTSEVQRIVISRLIGAL, from the coding sequence ATGGATTTCACTCTGTCGATGGAGCAGGAGATCCTGCGTAACTCCGTCCGGAATTTTGCTGAGAAGGAGATCAAACCCGTTGCAAGGGAACTGGACGAGAAGGAGGAGTTCTCCTACGAGACAATGGCCAAGATGGCGGAGCTAGGCCTTTTCGGTATGTTTGTCTCCGAAGAATATGGTGGTCAGGCCATGGACTATGTCTCCTACATCATTGCAACGGAAGAGATCGCCCGGGTGGATGGATCCCATGCCGCAACCGTCGCCGCCGGAAACTCGCTTGGGATTGGGCCGATCTATTACTTTGGCAGCGAGGAGCAGAAGCGAAAATATCTTCCGAAGTTATGCACCGGGGAGACGCTCTGGGCCTTTGGACTTACCGAGCCGAACGCTGGGTCGGATGCCGGAAATACCCAGACCACGGCTGTTCTGGATGGAAATGAATGGGTTGTCAATGGGAGCAAGATCTTTATCACAAACGGAGCCACGGATATCACCGCAGGGGTCACGGTCCTTTGTCGGACGGGCACCAGGAAGGACGGACGCCCGGAACTCTCCTGCATCCTTATCGAAAAGGGCACCCCTGGCTTCGAGGCCCGGGAGATGCATGGAAAGCTCATGTGGCGCTCTTCCAATACCAGTGAGCTGTATTTCGAGGATTGCCGGGTCCCGGAGGAAAACCTGCTGGGGCCGAGGGGGCATGGTTTTTACCAGATGATGCAGACCCTGGACGGAGGCCGGCTTTCCATAGGGGCCATGGGACTCGGGGGGGCCCAGGCCTGTTTTGAAATGGCCATGAAATACAGCAAGGAACGTATCCAGTTCGGGAAGCCCATCTCTCAATTCCAGGTCAACGCCTTCAAGCTTGCGGACATGGCCCTCGAAATTGAGTGTGCCAGGCTTCTCCTTTACAAAGCCTGTTGGCTCCGGGACAACGAGAAACCGTTTACCAAGGAAGCGGCCATGGCCAAGCTGTACTGTTCCGAGGTCATGTACCGGTGCGCCAACCACGCGGTCCAACTCCACGGCGGCTACGGCCTGATGAAAGAATATGACGTCGAGCGCTTTTACAGGGACCAAAAGCTCCTGGAGATAGGAGAAGGGACTTCTGAGGTCCAGCGGATCGTTATTTCCAGGCTCATCGGCGCCCTTTGA
- a CDS encoding helix-turn-helix transcriptional regulator: MHLGSLIRKYRKEKKLTLKSVSERAGISEGFLSQVENNVSSPSVETLMNICSAIGINAGDLLNQISNQEKLVVVRKSDWEDVDLPHTGFVTRRFFPPENRTVIDSAVLVLEPGRSIPVRKNIRNGQEVLCVLKGTLELLSGDQVVEMLEGDSVHFWSNPERQRITNKGEKTAVALWVGTL; encoded by the coding sequence ATGCATCTGGGTTCACTGATCCGAAAATACCGAAAAGAAAAAAAGCTCACCCTGAAATCCGTTTCGGAGCGTGCAGGGATATCCGAGGGATTTCTCAGTCAGGTGGAAAACAATGTCAGTTCACCTTCCGTAGAGACCCTCATGAATATCTGCTCGGCCATAGGAATCAATGCCGGTGATCTTTTAAATCAGATCTCCAACCAGGAAAAACTGGTCGTGGTCCGGAAGTCGGACTGGGAGGATGTAGACCTGCCTCATACGGGATTCGTGACCCGACGTTTTTTCCCCCCCGAAAACAGGACGGTTATCGACAGCGCGGTGCTGGTCCTGGAGCCAGGGCGGTCGATCCCTGTCAGGAAAAACATTCGGAACGGTCAAGAGGTCCTCTGTGTTCTCAAGGGGACCTTGGAACTCCTCAGTGGAGACCAGGTCGTTGAGATGCTCGAGGGGGATTCGGTCCATTTCTGGTCCAACCCTGAACGCCAGCGAATCACCAACAAGGGAGAAAAAACCGCCGTGGCCCTTTGGGTTGGGACACTTTGA